From one Simplicispira suum genomic stretch:
- a CDS encoding UDP-N-acetylmuramoyl-L-alanyl-D-glutamate--2,6-diaminopimelate ligase, protein MLHTSTEALAWLRERATGTLQIDSRRIAPGDAFIAWPGAAIDARAHLADARTRGASACLVEAVGAEAFDVAGADVALLANLKAATGELAAAWFGAPSEALQVVAVTGTNGKTSSVFWLAQALSNYEHPALSPCALVGTLGIGFPNALQETGLTTPDPVRLQGGLRVLVDAGAKSCAIEASSIGLAEHRLAGLRIAVAVFTNFTQDHLDYHGSMEAYLAAKRALFAWPGLRAAVLNIDDAAGADLQVQAKAVGLDLWTVSQTGPARLRAQHIELGPLGLQCVVSEGERQLPLQTTLIGQYNISNLLGVIGAMRALGVPLDAAVRACERLGPVPGRMECLLSPGQPLVAVDYAHTPDALEKALQALRPLAAQRGGQLWCVFGCGGDRDAGKRPLMGAAAQHHADRVVVTSDNPRSEDPAAILHQILLGTIAGATVRAEPDRAAAIAQVLAQAAPADVVLIAGKGHEAWQEIAGVKRPFSDLEHARAALQLREVAA, encoded by the coding sequence ATGCTGCACACCAGCACAGAGGCTCTGGCCTGGCTGCGCGAGCGTGCCACTGGCACGCTGCAGATCGACAGCCGCCGCATTGCACCGGGCGACGCCTTCATCGCCTGGCCGGGCGCAGCCATCGACGCGCGTGCGCATCTGGCCGATGCGCGCACGCGCGGTGCCAGCGCCTGCCTCGTCGAGGCCGTGGGCGCAGAGGCGTTTGATGTCGCGGGCGCCGATGTGGCCTTGCTTGCGAACCTCAAGGCTGCCACGGGCGAACTGGCCGCAGCCTGGTTTGGCGCGCCCTCCGAGGCCTTGCAAGTCGTGGCCGTCACGGGCACCAACGGCAAGACCAGCAGCGTCTTCTGGCTGGCACAAGCGCTATCGAATTATGAGCATCCTGCGCTTTCCCCGTGTGCGCTGGTGGGTACTTTAGGCATAGGATTTCCAAATGCACTGCAAGAAACTGGCCTGACCACACCCGACCCGGTGCGCCTGCAGGGTGGTTTGCGGGTGCTGGTCGATGCCGGCGCGAAATCCTGCGCCATCGAGGCCTCATCGATTGGTCTGGCCGAGCACCGGCTGGCGGGCCTGCGAATCGCTGTCGCGGTGTTTACCAATTTCACTCAGGACCATCTGGACTACCACGGCAGCATGGAGGCCTACCTGGCCGCCAAGCGCGCTCTGTTTGCCTGGCCGGGGCTGCGCGCTGCCGTGCTCAACATCGACGACGCTGCTGGCGCCGACCTGCAGGTCCAGGCAAAGGCCGTTGGCTTGGACCTGTGGACGGTGTCGCAGACGGGTCCGGCGCGCCTGCGCGCCCAGCACATTGAATTGGGTCCGCTAGGCCTGCAATGCGTCGTCAGCGAAGGGGAGCGGCAATTGCCCCTGCAGACCACGCTCATCGGCCAGTACAACATCTCCAACCTGCTCGGCGTCATCGGCGCCATGCGCGCGCTGGGTGTGCCATTGGATGCGGCGGTACGTGCCTGCGAACGCCTCGGCCCGGTGCCGGGACGCATGGAGTGCCTGCTCTCGCCCGGCCAGCCGCTGGTCGCGGTGGACTACGCCCACACGCCCGACGCGCTGGAAAAAGCCTTGCAGGCGCTGCGTCCGCTGGCTGCGCAGCGCGGTGGGCAGCTCTGGTGCGTGTTTGGCTGTGGCGGCGACCGCGACGCCGGCAAACGCCCCCTCATGGGCGCTGCGGCGCAGCACCACGCCGACCGCGTGGTGGTTACCAGCGACAACCCGCGCAGCGAAGACCCGGCGGCCATCCTGCACCAGATTTTGCTGGGCACCATTGCCGGCGCCACGGTGCGCGCCGAGCCCGACCGCGCCGCCGCCATTGCGCAGGTGCTGGCGCAGGCTGCCCCCGCCGACGTGGTGCTGATTGCCGGCAAAGGCCATGAGGCCTGGCAGGAAATCGCAGGCGTCAAGCGGCCGTTTTCCGATCTGGAACACGCGCGTGCCGCACTGCAGCTTCGAGAGGTGGCGGCATGA
- a CDS encoding peptidoglycan D,D-transpeptidase FtsI family protein, with amino-acid sequence MSRSVRYTMSPLLASKTPVWRSKFIVAMVALGFVALGARASYVQIINNSFFQRQGEVRFARTLELPANRGRILDRNGFILASSVPAASIWAIPEDVEQATPEARAELKQLAGLLGMPYASLTAKLADEDKTFVWLQRQLDWDVGQKIAALKIKGIYQRKEYKREYPEGEAAAHVVGFTNVEDKGQEGMELAFNDLLAGKSGSRRVIKDRMGRVVEGVGEDLLPVDGRDMQLSIDSKVQFFAYQKLRDQVIANKAKAGSVVVLDAITGEVLALANYPSFVPDKRRNLSGEQLRNRALTDTFEPGSTMKPFTIGLALNSGRVKPGTLVDTTPGRLTITGSTISDTHNYGVLTVEGVIQKSSNVGTTKIAMQMPAREMWETFSAAGFGQKPQLSFPGVVSGKLRPYKSWRPIEQATMSYGYGLSASLFQMARSYTVFAHNGQIIPATMLKTDVPAVGVPVFSQRTADEVRKMLQMAAGPGGTGQKAQTLGYSVGGKSGTARKQVGKGYSTTKYRAWFTGMAPIDKPRIIVAVMVDEPSNGVIYGGAVAAPVFSEVVQQTLRLMGVQPDMAVKPQIVADAVEEPL; translated from the coding sequence ATGAGCCGCAGTGTGCGCTACACGATGAGCCCTTTGCTGGCGAGCAAGACGCCCGTCTGGCGCAGCAAATTCATCGTCGCCATGGTGGCGCTGGGCTTTGTGGCACTTGGTGCCCGCGCGTCCTACGTGCAGATCATCAACAATTCCTTTTTCCAGCGCCAGGGCGAGGTTCGTTTTGCGCGCACGCTTGAGCTGCCCGCCAACCGCGGCCGCATTCTGGACCGCAACGGCTTCATCCTGGCCTCCAGCGTGCCGGCCGCCAGCATCTGGGCCATCCCGGAAGACGTCGAGCAGGCAACGCCCGAAGCCAGGGCCGAGCTCAAGCAGCTCGCCGGCCTGCTTGGCATGCCCTACGCATCGCTCACAGCCAAGCTGGCGGACGAAGACAAAACCTTCGTCTGGCTGCAGCGCCAGCTGGACTGGGACGTGGGCCAGAAGATCGCTGCGCTCAAGATCAAGGGCATTTACCAGCGCAAGGAGTACAAGCGCGAATACCCCGAAGGCGAAGCCGCAGCCCATGTCGTGGGTTTTACCAATGTGGAAGACAAGGGGCAGGAAGGCATGGAGCTGGCCTTCAACGACCTGCTTGCCGGCAAGAGCGGCTCGCGCCGCGTCATCAAGGACCGCATGGGCCGGGTGGTCGAAGGTGTGGGCGAAGACCTGCTGCCGGTGGACGGGCGCGACATGCAGCTGTCCATCGATAGCAAGGTGCAGTTCTTCGCCTACCAGAAATTGCGCGACCAGGTCATCGCCAACAAGGCCAAGGCCGGCAGCGTGGTGGTGCTCGATGCAATCACCGGCGAAGTGCTGGCCTTGGCCAACTACCCCAGCTTCGTGCCCGACAAGCGGCGCAACCTGAGCGGTGAGCAGCTGCGCAACCGCGCCCTCACCGACACTTTTGAGCCGGGCTCGACGATGAAGCCCTTCACCATTGGTCTGGCGCTCAACAGCGGGCGCGTCAAGCCCGGCACGCTCGTGGACACCACGCCGGGGCGCCTGACGATCACCGGCTCGACCATCTCGGACACGCACAACTACGGTGTCCTGACGGTGGAGGGCGTAATTCAGAAGTCGAGCAACGTTGGCACCACAAAAATTGCCATGCAGATGCCGGCGCGTGAGATGTGGGAGACGTTTTCGGCCGCCGGCTTTGGCCAGAAGCCCCAGCTGAGCTTCCCCGGCGTGGTCAGCGGCAAGCTGCGGCCTTACAAATCCTGGCGCCCGATCGAGCAGGCCACCATGTCGTATGGCTATGGACTCTCGGCCAGCCTGTTCCAGATGGCGCGTTCGTACACCGTGTTTGCGCACAACGGCCAGATCATTCCGGCCACCATGCTCAAGACCGATGTGCCGGCTGTGGGTGTCCCCGTGTTTTCGCAGCGCACCGCAGACGAAGTGCGCAAGATGCTGCAAATGGCTGCCGGCCCCGGCGGAACCGGGCAAAAGGCGCAGACGCTGGGTTATTCCGTGGGCGGCAAATCGGGTACCGCACGCAAGCAGGTGGGCAAGGGCTACTCCACCACCAAGTACCGCGCCTGGTTCACCGGCATGGCGCCCATCGACAAGCCGCGCATCATTGTGGCGGTGATGGTGGACGAGCCCAGCAACGGCGTGATCTATGGCGGCGCCGTCGCTGCGCCGGTGTTCAGCGAAGTGGTGCAGCAGACGCTGCGCCTGATGGGCGTGCAGCCCGACATGGCCGTCAAGCCGCAGATCGTGGCCGACGCCGTGGAGGAGCCGCTGTGA
- the ftsL gene encoding cell division protein FtsL — MARVNLLLFVLVLGSALYLVRTQYESRQLYTALDRAHSEARRLDTEHDRLQVEKRAQATPLRVEALARAQLNMRSATPAITRYISMPEAAAAALAAGQSPVARTPAASAAGGQP; from the coding sequence GTGGCGCGGGTGAATCTCTTGTTGTTTGTGCTGGTGCTCGGCAGCGCGCTGTACCTTGTGCGCACGCAGTACGAGTCGCGCCAGCTATACACCGCACTCGATCGCGCCCACAGCGAGGCGCGGCGCCTGGACACCGAACACGATCGCCTGCAAGTGGAAAAGCGCGCTCAGGCCACGCCGCTGCGTGTCGAAGCACTGGCACGCGCGCAGCTCAACATGCGCTCGGCCACGCCCGCCATCACGCGCTATATCTCGATGCCCGAGGCCGCCGCAGCTGCGCTGGCTGCGGGTCAAAGCCCTGTGGCGCGCACGCCAGCTGCCTCGGCGGCCGGGGGGCAGCCATGA
- the rsmH gene encoding 16S rRNA (cytosine(1402)-N(4))-methyltransferase RsmH — protein sequence MTAPALQHITVLLDEAVDALLADATGRGDGLWIDATFGRGGHSRRMLSRLPPGARLLAFDKDPEAIQEAARIQDARFSIRHAGFRELADLSPQSAAGVLLDLGISSPQIDSPERGFSFRFDGPLDMRMDTTRGQSVAEWLADAPVDQISEVIREYGEERFAGPIAKAIVARRQERGPLVRTAELADLVAGAVKTREAGQNPATRTFQALRIFINAELEELQQALEACLQVLEPGGRLVVISFHSLEDRIVKQFIALHSRQVFDRRAPFAPPRAMQLEALARVRPSAAEVAANPRSRSAIMRVARRTEA from the coding sequence ATGACAGCCCCTGCGCTGCAACACATCACCGTGCTGCTTGATGAGGCGGTGGATGCGCTGCTGGCTGACGCGACGGGCCGCGGCGATGGTTTGTGGATCGACGCTACGTTTGGCCGGGGAGGGCACTCGCGGCGCATGCTCTCACGGCTGCCGCCTGGGGCAAGGCTTCTGGCGTTCGACAAGGACCCCGAAGCGATCCAAGAAGCAGCGCGCATCCAGGATGCGCGTTTTTCCATTCGTCACGCCGGTTTTCGTGAGCTGGCGGATCTGTCTCCACAGAGCGCCGCCGGGGTGCTGCTGGACCTGGGCATCAGTTCCCCGCAGATCGACTCGCCCGAGCGGGGCTTCAGTTTTCGGTTCGACGGTCCACTGGACATGCGCATGGACACCACGCGAGGCCAGAGCGTGGCCGAGTGGCTGGCCGATGCGCCGGTGGACCAGATTTCGGAGGTGATACGTGAATACGGTGAAGAACGGTTTGCTGGCCCCATTGCAAAGGCGATTGTTGCTCGGAGGCAGGAGCGCGGTCCTCTGGTCCGCACCGCCGAACTTGCCGATCTCGTGGCTGGCGCGGTCAAAACCCGCGAGGCAGGCCAGAACCCTGCAACGCGCACATTTCAGGCTCTTCGGATTTTCATCAACGCCGAGCTTGAAGAGCTGCAACAGGCGCTAGAAGCGTGCCTTCAGGTGCTTGAACCCGGTGGGCGATTGGTGGTGATCAGCTTTCATTCGCTCGAAGATCGCATCGTCAAGCAGTTCATTGCGCTGCATTCCAGACAGGTGTTTGATCGCCGCGCGCCCTTTGCTCCGCCGCGTGCCATGCAGTTGGAAGCGCTGGCACGGGTGCGGCCCAGTGCCGCCGAAGTAGCCGCCAACCCGCGCTCGCGCAGCGCCATCATGCGCGTCGCCCGACGCACGGAGGCATAA
- the mraZ gene encoding division/cell wall cluster transcriptional repressor MraZ, which translates to MVFQGASSLSLDAKGRLSVPTRYRDALSASAGQLTITKHPHGCLMVFPRPEWEQFRDRIAQLPMSAQWWKRMFLGNAMDVDMDGTGRVLVSPELRQSAGLTRDVLLLGMGKHFELWDKATYDAQEAQAVQGEMPDVLKDFSF; encoded by the coding sequence TTGGTCTTTCAAGGCGCTTCGTCGCTCAGTCTCGATGCCAAGGGTCGGCTTTCTGTGCCGACCCGGTACCGTGACGCGCTGAGCGCCTCCGCCGGACAGCTCACGATCACCAAGCATCCGCACGGTTGCCTGATGGTGTTTCCCCGTCCGGAGTGGGAACAATTCCGCGATCGCATTGCCCAATTGCCCATGTCCGCCCAGTGGTGGAAACGCATGTTTCTGGGCAATGCCATGGACGTTGACATGGACGGCACAGGCCGGGTTCTGGTATCTCCCGAGCTGCGCCAGTCGGCGGGCCTCACGCGCGATGTGTTGCTGCTCGGCATGGGCAAGCATTTTGAACTCTGGGACAAGGCGACCTACGACGCCCAGGAAGCCCAGGCCGTGCAGGGCGAAATGCCCGACGTGCTCAAGGATTTTTCGTTTTGA